Proteins from one Drosophila gunungcola strain Sukarami chromosome 3R, Dgunungcola_SK_2, whole genome shotgun sequence genomic window:
- the LOC128266736 gene encoding leucine-rich repeat serine/threonine-protein kinase 1 isoform X1: protein MEHPKPGTETALEACDYFVDEVIEASSIRDAREEVRQIKHGELRAAVSAGDERTVRVLLAALGTERQIIVNMAPSGANTLLFIACQSGYESITQRLLDAGADGRSHAVTRYSPLYAAVHSGHLGIARLMLDRFPELIQQPTVERWLPLHAACINGHIKLLDLLIGYSYPDYLYQTYRDEEGQWEWRLPFDANAHDVTGQTSLYIASILGNKQLVGVLLKWQLHCRRTLGDSASSVSTPITPTRKRISFGIQAIMSKLHISGESEGPEEQAAQESTECQRCPINVNLLCGAARETALLAAVRGGHLDVVQALLQHGANPNIVAKPVEDHNDPKCCEEIYGLSNVPIAEACKQRSLAMLDLLLKHGARDENGSAIGMAITGGDEAILSRLLARRVHPDSDYKINKKGLPTPVEVNVFLPSTSNISYSAMFPNVPTIIDWHSLGSSVQLSVVRVPWMVSGVLLLNPKLQSHARLNEVALTAITRIDFSHNVLTAIPQELFHLVSLKYLNVAQNRITDLPAPMGKAYACPVLDELFLQDNQLTTLPAAIFHLPALSILDVSNNKLQQLPFDLWRAPKLRELNVAFNLLRDLPVPPMQTSSSLLSLDKLQLQSFEEPHSNKPRNVTEQRLTHRNLWSASLDITDNDMKWQHDQDFGDGKTPGMGSSQLSSLNIANNLFTSIPAALPCLAVNLTRLNMSYNSLRSMGHVTSYPATLKQLDLSHNEISCWPSLPRITESDPHLLCYSCVQLPEGREEEQSYKTASSKGSCSSVTSFRASVLKSVCRHRRHLRLEALRTLILADNLLTRIQLSTDDATTLFNESEDADWSVVGVNRSKVIFPNLSMLDMTNNCLKEIPASLHELSSLSVLNISGNVNITELPPHLGLLSRLWNLNTRGCLLQEPLRSMIESKKHKTMDIVGYLKSIYEDAQPYARMKLMVVGVAGIGKSTLLDLLRQGAGSGSSYSSHRSRATENHWAKRMGHARSTSRSHRHSSASSANISTVGVDIGTWICEKRKRAPGSHGPVVFRTWDFGGQKEYYATHQYFLSKRSLYLVLWRISDGHKGLAELLQWLGNIQARAPNSPVIIVGTHFDAVGESISPQQAEQLQQLIREKFIAIPDAEKIGLPRVIDSIEISCRSLHNIHLLANIIYDTAMQLRSPGSKEPMLLQKIPASYIALEDIVNVIACNLRAAGRDPVLDGEQYRRLVTEQMRLHNYKSFRDAAELQQATTWCHENGVLLHYDDATLRDYYFLDPQWLCDMLAHVVTVREINPFAPTGVMKLDDLQLLFRSVQLQGNGNRSYIVSLLNKFEVALTWDSRTLLIPSLLPLQEAATPNAGSTVKLSQRSRGRSLGCSVSQEVNLNNLIYEQRSTTSASSSATASQGLRRILLMTYFPSGFWSRLITRILADEQIIEAIRGVYVASQDKYVEFDLRTSLEQDTQWNLWQTGLALYYGPILIFKIWEVPFQNTERTQPFRANGNRFKLKLDGIWSDVNLSSSSILEVYFPLYEVNISQEVDDRERQLLAELQPHVSQVAKLLALAVDHIDLLLEDWYPSLGTRFVHTSEGRFLITRLVLCPRCLWKLQLQHSNEPVDREQPPMGCNRPSRSSRRGAGAYFLHGVGDPGEDGALNVFSAYLNATARRERRSEDSLGAGSDADSGVGPDSAGSSRNTSVDGHPGYHLPDNSNVCYAWMIEECILSVYNQSKISCPVHLEQSMAQLAPDVIFADIPDKHTIPPECIIKGSMLGRGAFGFVFKASCKIRGARSFKPVAMKMLQPVPPGARAKESALMAFKVALGKWDRDPLQHSCKAYCTARQELAVLLTLKHPNIVPLVGICIKPLALVLELAPLGGLDALLRQYRRSGAHMGPHTFQTLVLQAARAIEYLHRRRIIYRDLKSENVLVWELPQPHTEDSPRNHVHIKIADYGISRQTAPSGAKGFGGTEGFMAPEIIRYNGEEEYTEKVDCFSFGMFIYENISLRQPFEGHESIKECILEGSRPALTQRETQFPTCCLDLMVLCWHEQPRRRPTASQIVSILSAPECIHLLDVVAMPHSEKIVCGVFQSLVGVGDEERCGLELWLPSFGSRIDILDCTPAGSLQQCHSISCSPQPQVAPPPKTPPENGAHSRARSAQRSPKMNMLCCCLVGEAIWMGDVSGNLHAYSTTTYAHLFSYMLDPAIKSAVVSLVYMERIARVAVGTHNGRVFLVDATQVPSNCAFAEGSFVLTEICSGFVLHSACSVFVDGNYELWCGEIAGKINVFPLNETGVSGHQALCHSEEPNLIEDVKVARMCSNDSHVFSCLYPGCMVYQWGVVSKRIENKLDCSKLLPCSESLQSIAIDEHVNLIKCQISALAAHSTELYIGTTWGCLIVAELNTLRPISVFRPYENEIKSIITLSNDKVPLIATIGRRYRSLISRYVDSTEASTMCSAVSTPTHGAAKSVPPADVDNHIHCLLWRAKHWT from the exons ATGGAGCATCCAAAGCCTGGAACTGAAACCGCTCTGGAGGCTTGCGACTATTTCGTGGATGAGGTCATTGAGGCATCCTCGATACGGG ATGCGCGTGAGGAAGTGCGTCAGATAAAGCACGGAGAGCTGCGGGCGGCAGTAAGCGCCGGAGATGAGCGGACTGTGCGGGTCCTGCTGGCGGCCCTGGGGACTGAGCGGCAGATTATAGTCAATATGGCTCCATCAGGAGCGAATACCCTACTTTTCAT AGCCTGCCAGTCGGGCTATGAGAGCATCACCCAGCGGCTGCTGGATGCTGGAGCGGATGGCCGCTCCCATGCCGTCACCAGGTACTCACCGCTTTACGCGGCCGTCCACAGCGGTCACTTGGGCATCGCCCGGCTGATGCTGGATCGCTTCCCGGAGCTCATTCAGCAGCCGACTGTCGAGCGCTGGCTCCCGCTGCACGCGGCCTGCATCAATGGACACATCAAGCTGCTGGATCTGCTCATCGGCTACAGCTATCCCGACTACCTCTACCAGACATATCGAGACGAGGAGGGCCAGTGGGAGTGGAGACTGCCCTTTGACGCCAACGCCCACGATGTGACAGGTCAGACCAGCCTGTACATAGCCAGCATTCTGGGAAACAAGCAGCTGGTTGGGGTACTCCTCAAGTGGCAGCTTCACTGCCGCCGCACGTTGGGCGATTCCGCCAGCTCGGTGAGCACTCCAATCACTCCGACCAGGAAACGCATTTCGTTTGGCATTCAGGCCATCATGTCAAAGCTGCACATATCTGGTGAATCGGAAGGACCCGAGGAACAGGCTGCCCAGGAGTCCACAGAATGCCAAAGATGTCCCATCAACGTAAATCTGCTGTGTGGCGCGGCAAGGGAAACAGCTCTGCTGGCGGCGGTTCGGGGTGGCCACTTGGATGTGGTGCAGGCCCTTTTGCAGCACGGAGCAAATCCCAATATCGTGGCTAAGCCAGTGGAGGATCACAACGACCCCAAGTGTTGCGAGGAGATATACGGTCTGAGCAATGTCCCCATTGCCGAGGCGTGCAAGCAAAGGTCGCTAGCAATGTTAGATCTCCTGCTGAAACATGGAGCCCGTGACGAAAATGGTTCGGCCATTGGCATGGCCATCACTGGCGGCGATGAGGCCATCCTGAGCCGCCTGTTGGCTCGCCGCGTCCATCCGGACTCGGACTACAAGATCAACAAGAAGGGCCTACCGACACCGGTGGAGGTGAATGTGTTCTTGCCGTCCACCAGCAACATATCCTACAGCGCCATGTTTCCCAATGTGCCCACTATTATCGACTGGCACAGTTTGGGCTCCAGCGTTCAGTTGTCAGTAGTAAGGGTTCCCTGGATGGTCAGCGGAGTGCTGCTCCTGAATCCCAAGCTGCAGTCGCACGCCCGTCTTAATGAGGTTGCTCTGACCGCCATCACGCGAATCGACTTCTCGCACAATGTTCTCACAGCAATTCCGCAGGAGTTGTTCCATCTGGTTAGCCTAAA GTATCTTAATGTGGCTCAAAACAGGATAACCGATCTGCCCGCGCCGATGGGTAAGGCGTATGCCTGTCCCGTTTTGGATGAGCTTTTCCTGCAGGACAACCAATTAACAACATTACCGGCTGCCATCTTTCACCTTCCCGCTCTCTCTATTCTGGATGTTTCAAACAATAAGCTGCAACAGCTACCTTTTGACCTGTGGCGTGCGCCCAAGCTGCGCGAACTGAATGTGGCCTTCAATCTGTTGAGGGATCTTCCTGTGCCGCCGATGCAGACGAGCAGCTCGCTTCTGAGCCTGGACAAACTACAACTGCAAAGTTTCGAGGAGCCGCACTCAAACAAGCCGCGCAACGTGACCGAGCAGCGGCTTACCCATCGGAATTTGTGGTCCGCATCTTTGGACATAACCGACAACGACATGAAGTGGCAGCATGACCAGGATTTCGGAGATGGAAAGACTCCTGGAATGGGCTCTTCACAGCTGAGTAGTCTGAACATAGCGAACAACCTGTTCACTAGCATTCCCGCTGCTCTGCCCTGCCTGGCGGTTAACTTGACCCGGCTGAACATGTCGTACAACAGCCTGCGTTCCATGGGCCACGTAACAAGCTATCCGGCCACGCTGAAGCAGTTGGATCTGAGCCACAACGAGATCTCTTGCTGGCCAAGCCTGCCCCGGATAACCGAATCGGATCCGCACCTATTATGTTACAGTTGTGTCCAGCTGCCGGAGGGTCGGGAGGAGGAGCAATCCTACAAGACGGCATCCTCGAAGGGCAGCTGCTCCTCCGTCACTTCCTTCCGGGCCTCGGTTTTGAAGAGCGTCTGCCGGCACAGGCGTCATCTGCGCCTGGAGGCGCTGCGCACGTTGATCCTGGCGGACAACCTGCTCACACGCATCCAGTTGTCGACTGACGACGCCACAACGCTGTTCAACGAGAGCGAGGACGCCGACTGGAGTGTGGTGGGCGTGAACCGGTCCAAGGTGATATTCCCCAACCTGTCCATGCTGGACATGACCAACAACTGCCTGAAGGAGATCCCTGCCTCGCTGCACGAGCTGAGCAGTCTGTCAGTGCTGAACATCAGCGGCAACGTGAACATCACAGAGCTGCCGCCGCATTTGGGGCTTCTCTCGCGACTTTGGAATCTCAACACGCGCGGCTGCCTGCTGCAGGAGCCACTGCGCTCAATGATCGAGAGCAAGAAGCACAAGACGATGGACATCGTGGGATACCTTAAGTCCATATACGAGGATGCCCAGCCTTACGCGAGAATGAAGCTGATGgttgtgggcgtggctggaATCGGCAAGAGCACTCTGCTGGACTTGCTGCGCCAGGGAGCGGGTTCCGGATCCAGCTACAGTTCGCACAGATCTCGCGCCACCGAAAACCATTGGGCCAAGCGAATGGGACACGCGCGCAGCACCTCTCGATCGCACCGTCATTCGTCCGCCTCCAGCGCGAATATATCCACGGTGGGCGTGGACATCGGCACCTGGATTTGTGAGAAGCGGAAGCGAGCGCCCGGCTCCCACGGCCCGGTGGTGTTCCGAACTTGGGATTTTGGTGGCCAGAAGGAGTACTACGCCACCCACCAGTACTTCCTGTCCAAGCGGAGTCTGTACTTGGTGCTGTGGCGTATCAGCGACGGCCACAAGGGGCTGGCCGAACTGCTGCAGTGGCTGGGCAACATTCAAGCGAGGGCGCCCAACTCTCCCGTCATCATTGTGGGCACACACTTCGATGCGGTCGGCGAGTCCATCTCTCCTCAGCAGGcagagcagctgcagcaactgATTCGGGAGAAGTTCATCGCCATTCCCGATGCGGAAAAGATCGGGCTGCCACGAGTGATTGACTCGATCGAAATTAGTTGTCG TTCCCTACATAACATCCACTTGTTGGCCAACATCATTTACGACACCGCGATGCAATTGCGGTCGCCCGGCTCCAAGGAGCCCATGCTGCTGCAAAAGATCCCCGCCAGCTACATTGCCCTAGAGGACATTGTGAATGTTATTGCCTGCAATCTGCGCGCGGCAGGACGAGATCCTGTCCTGGACGGCGAGCAATACAGACGCTTGGTCACCGAACAGATGCGACTGCACAATTACAAGAGTTTTCGGGATGCCGCCGAGCTGCAGCAGGCCACCACGTGGTGCCACGAGAATGGCGTTTTGCTGCACTACGACGATGCCACGCTCAGGGACTACTACTTCCTCGACCCGCAGTGGCTATGCGACATGCTGGCCCATGTGGTCACCGTGCGGGAGATCAACCCATTCGCCCCGACGGGTGTGATGAAGTTGGACGATCTCCAGCTGCTCTTCCGCAGTGTACAGCTTCAAGGAAACGGGAACAGGAG CTACATTGTCAGCTTGTTGAACAAGTTCGAAGTGGCTTTGACGTGGGACTCGAGGACTCTACTCATTCCCTCTCTGCTGCCGTTGCAAGAAGCAGCCACACCCAACGCTGGTAGCACAGTGAAGCTTTCGCAACGTTCCCGTGGCCGTAGCTTAGGTTGCTCCGTTTCACAGGAAGTGAATCTTAATAATCTGATCTACGAGCAAAGGTCCACTACTTCAGCATCTTCTTCGGCTACTGCTAGTCAGGGACTGCGACGCATTCTTCTAATGACTTATTTTCCGTCCGGATTCTGGTCGAGATTGATCACGCGTATTCTAGCCGATGAACAGATCATCGAGGCGATTCGCGGCGTTTATGTGGCTTCGCAAGAT aagTATGTGGAGTTTGATTTGCGCACCTCATTGGAGCAGGACACCCAGTGGAATCTGTGGCAGACAGGCTTAGCCCTGTACTATGGaccaattttaatatttaagatcTGGGAAGTCCCCTTTCAAAACACAGAACGAACGCAACCCTTCCGCGCAAATGGAAACCGCTTTAAGCTAAAACTGGACGGAATTTGGAGCGACGTTAATCTGAGCTCGTCCAGCATTCTGGAGGTGTACTTTCCACTTTACGAAGTGAACATATCCCAGGAGGTGGATGACCGAGAACGTCAGCTGCTGGCCGAGCTTCAGCCGCACGTGTCCCAGGTGGCAAAACTGTTGGCCCTGGCAGTGGATCACATTGATTTGCTTCTAGAGGACTGGTATCCTTCGCTGGGCACGCGGTTTGTTCACACCTCGGAGGGTCGTTTCCTGATCACTCGTTTGGTGTTGTGTCCGCGCTGTCTCTGGAAACTGCAGTTGCAGCACAGCAATGAACCCGTGGATCGGGAGCAGCCTCCAATGGGATGCAATAGACCAAGTCGGAGCAGCAGACGCGGAGCGGGAGCGTACTTCTTGCACGGAGTCGGTGATCCTGGTGAGGATGGAGCCTTAAACGTATTCTCCGCATATCTCAACGCCACAGCAAGGAGGGAGCGACGATCTGAGGATTCATTGGGTGCCGGCTCGGATGCGGACTCGGGCGTGGGTCCCGATTCCGCCGGTTCTTCGCGCAACACCTCGGTTGACGGACACCCAGGCTATCACCTGCCCGACAACTCGAACGTTTGCTACGCCTGGATGATTGAGGAGTGCATCCTGTCCGTTTACAATCAAAGCAAGATCAGCTGTCCGGTGCATCTCGAGCAGTCGATGGCCCAACTAGCTCCGGACGTCATATTTGCTGATATACCTGATAAGCACACTATTCCTCCGGAGTGCATCATCAAGGGATCGATGCTCGGGCGCGGTGCCTTTGGATTCGTCTTCAAAGCGAGTTGCAAGATAAGGGGCGCCAGATCCTTCAAGCCGGTGGCCATGAAAATGCTTCAGCCAGTGCCCCCCGGAGCTCGGGCCAAGGAG agcGCTCTGATGGCCTTTAAGGTGGCTCTGGGCAAGTGGGACCGGGATCCGTTGCAGCACTCCTGCAAAGCCTACTGCACCGCTCGCCAGGAACTGGCCGTACTGCTAACGCTTAAGCACCCCAACATAGTGCCCCTGGTGGGGATCTGCATAAAACCGTTGGCCTTGGTTCTGGAACTAGCTCCTTTGGGCGGTCTGGACGCCCTGCTGCGACAGTACCGACGCAGTGGCGCTCACATGGGTCCGCATACGTTCCAGACCCTTGTCCTGCAGGCGGCACGGGCCATTGAGTATCTGCATCGTAGAAGGATCATCTACCGCGATCTAAAGTCGGAAAATGTGTTGGTTTGGGAGCTGCCGCAGCCGCACACTGAGGACAGTCCTCGGAATCATGTGCACATTAAGATTGCCGACTACGGCATCAGCAGACAGACTGCACCCAGCGGAGCCAAGGGATTTGGTGGCACCGAAGGCTTCATGGCTCCCGAGATCATACGCTACAACGGTGAGGAGGAATATACCGAGAAG GTGGACTGCTTCTCCTTTGGCATGTTCATATACGAGAACATCAGCTTACGGCAACCTTTCGAGGGGCACGAGTCCATTAAAGAGTGCATTTTGGAGGGCAGTCGTCCGGCACTGACGCAGAGGGAGACGCAGTTCCCCACCTGCTGTCTGGACCTGATGGTCCTTTGCTGGCACGAACAGCCGCGTCGCAGACCCACGGCCAGCCAGATTGTGTCCATACTCAGTGCCCCGGAGTGCATTCACCTGCTGGACGTGGTGGCCATGCCGCACAGCGAGAAGATTGTGTGCGGAGTGTTTCAGTCGCTGGTCGGCGTGGGCGATGAGGAGCGGTGCGGACTCGAGTTGTGGCTGCCCTCCTTCGGCTCCCGCATCGACATACTGGACTGTACCCCTGCCGGCAGTTTGCAGCAGTGCCACAGCATCAGTTGTTCGCCGCAGCCACAGGTGGCGCCGCCGCCCAAGACTCCTCCCGAAAATGGGGCCCACTCACGAGCCCGATCCGCTCAACGCTCGCCCAAAATGAACATGCTGTGCTGCTGCCTGGTGGGCGAGGCCATCTGGATGGGCGACGTTTCTGGCAACCTGCATGCCTACAGCACCACCACCTACGCCCACTTGTTTTCTTACATGCTCGACCCGGCCATTAAGTCAGCTGTGGTCAGTCTAGTCTACATGGAGCGGATAGCTCGCGTGGCCGTGGGCACACACAATGGTCGGGTATTCCTGGTGGACGCCACTCAAGTGCCCAGCAATTGCGCCTTCGCCGAGGGCTCGTTTGTGCTCACGGAGATATGTTCTGGCTTTGTACTGCACTCCGCTTGCTCGGTTTTTGTGGATGG AAACTATGAATTGTGGTGCGGCGAAATTGCCGGAAAGATAAATGTGTTTCCGTTGAACGAGACCGGAGTGTCCGGCCATCAGGCTCTGTGTCATAGCGAGGAGCCCAATCTTATCGAGGACGTCAAGGTGGCCCGCATGTGCAGCAACGACAGCCACGTCTTCAGTTGCCTGTATCCCGGCTGCATGGTGTACCAGTGGGGCGTGGTCTCCAAGCGAATTGAGAACAAGCTGGACTGCTCCAAGCTGCTGCCCTGCTCCGAATCCCTGCAAAGCATTGCGATCGATGAGCACGTGAACCTGATCAAGTGCCAGATTTCGGCACTGGCCGCTCACAGCACGGAGCTATATATAGGAACCACCTGGGGTTGCCTAATCGTGGCCGAGCTGAACACCCTGCGCCCTATCAGCGTGTTTCGCCCCTACGAAAATGAG ATAAAATCCATAATAACGCTTTCTAATGACAAGGTGCCCCTGATCGCTACGATCGGAAGACGGTACCGCTCCCTTATCTCACGCTACGTAGACTCTACTGAGGCATCCACTATGTGCTCTGCCGTCAGCACACCCACTCATGGTGCAGCCAAATCCGTGCCACCGGCGGATGTGGACAATCACATTCATTGCCTGCTGTGGCGCGCCAAGCACTGGACCTAA